A window of the Streptomyces luomodiensis genome harbors these coding sequences:
- a CDS encoding endo-beta-N-acetylglucosaminidase H, with translation MFSLVRSRVRRAAFALSAVAALAFAGTAGTAATAATGAAAAPAPAKQGPTSVAYVEVNNNSMLNVGKYTLANDGGNVFDVAVIFAANINYDTGTKAAYLHFNENVRRVLDNAATEIRPLQQKGIKVVLSVLGNHQGAGFANFPSQQAASAFAKELSDTVAEYGLDGIDFDDEYAEYGNNGTGQPNDSSFVHLVTVLRANMPDKIISLYNIGPAASRLSYGGVDVSSAFDYAWNPYYGTWQVPRVALPKSKLSPAAVEIGRTAQSTAAGLARRTVSEGYGVYLTYNLDGADRSADVSAFTRELYGSDAVYTP, from the coding sequence ATGTTCAGTCTGGTACGGAGCAGAGTACGGAGGGCCGCGTTCGCGCTCTCGGCGGTCGCGGCCCTCGCTTTCGCCGGGACGGCCGGGACCGCCGCGACCGCCGCGACCGGCGCGGCAGCGGCCCCCGCTCCCGCGAAACAGGGGCCGACCTCGGTGGCGTACGTCGAGGTGAACAACAACAGCATGCTGAACGTCGGCAAGTACACCCTCGCCAACGACGGCGGCAACGTCTTCGACGTCGCCGTGATCTTCGCGGCGAACATCAACTACGACACGGGGACGAAGGCGGCGTATCTGCACTTCAACGAGAACGTGCGGCGCGTCCTCGACAACGCCGCCACGGAGATACGGCCGTTGCAGCAGAAGGGCATCAAGGTCGTCCTCTCGGTGCTCGGCAACCATCAGGGCGCGGGCTTCGCCAACTTCCCCTCCCAGCAGGCAGCTTCGGCGTTCGCGAAGGAACTGTCGGACACCGTGGCCGAGTACGGTCTCGACGGTATCGACTTCGACGACGAGTACGCGGAGTACGGCAACAACGGCACGGGCCAGCCCAACGACAGCTCGTTCGTGCACCTGGTGACGGTGCTGCGCGCGAACATGCCGGACAAGATCATCAGCCTCTACAACATCGGCCCGGCCGCCTCGCGCCTCTCCTACGGCGGCGTCGACGTCTCGTCCGCGTTCGACTACGCCTGGAACCCGTACTACGGCACCTGGCAGGTTCCCCGCGTGGCACTGCCCAAGTCGAAGCTGTCGCCGGCGGCTGTCGAGATCGGCCGGACCGCGCAGAGCACGGCCGCCGGCCTCGCCCGCCGCACCGTCAGCGAGGGATACGGCGTCTATCTGACGTACAACCTCGACGGCGCCGATCGCAGCGCCGATGTCTCCGCGTTCACCAGGGAACTGTACGGGAGTGACGCCGTCTACACGCCGTAA
- a CDS encoding metallophosphoesterase: MTDTSDTRPAEGEAQAPRQSRLRHLMRYIPLIAPVLLWAVPCWVLLHTGQHWPLPVTLAGTALFALGLIGMPLALVRGHGRRQQDRAAIIGDTLLGTSWILFTWSVLLGVLLRLALTVAGVGESQDRARIVTWAVLGTTAVLLGWGYAEARRVPRVRRLDVQLPRLGAGLDGIRVALITDTHYGPLDRTRWSARVCETVNTLEADLVCHTGDIADGTAERRRAQAAPLGTVRATRARVYVTGNHEYYSEAQGWVDLMDELGWEPLRNRHLLLERGGDTLVVAGVDDVTAESSGLAGHRAHLAGALNGADPDLPVLLLAHQPKFIDRTAAAGIDLQLSGHTHGGQIWPFHHLVRIDQPALAGLSHHGPRTLLYTSRGTGFWGPPFRVFAPSEITLLVLRSPHPPTST; encoded by the coding sequence GTGACCGACACCAGCGACACCCGGCCCGCCGAGGGTGAAGCGCAAGCGCCGCGGCAGAGCCGACTGCGCCACCTGATGCGCTATATCCCCCTGATCGCCCCCGTCCTGCTGTGGGCCGTGCCCTGCTGGGTGCTCCTGCACACCGGCCAGCACTGGCCGCTGCCCGTCACGCTGGCCGGTACCGCCCTGTTCGCCCTCGGTCTCATCGGTATGCCGCTCGCGTTGGTGCGCGGCCACGGCCGGCGCCAGCAGGACCGGGCGGCGATCATCGGCGACACCTTGCTGGGCACCAGTTGGATTCTGTTCACCTGGTCCGTTCTGCTCGGCGTCCTCTTGCGGCTCGCCCTGACCGTGGCCGGCGTCGGCGAGAGCCAGGACCGGGCCCGCATCGTCACCTGGGCCGTCCTCGGCACAACCGCCGTACTGCTCGGCTGGGGGTACGCCGAGGCCCGCCGCGTGCCCCGCGTGCGCCGACTCGACGTGCAACTCCCCAGGCTGGGCGCCGGGTTGGACGGCATCCGCGTCGCCCTCATCACCGACACCCACTACGGTCCGCTCGACCGCACTCGCTGGTCGGCGCGGGTATGCGAGACGGTGAACACTCTGGAAGCCGACCTGGTCTGCCACACCGGCGACATCGCGGACGGCACGGCCGAACGCCGCCGCGCCCAGGCCGCCCCACTCGGTACCGTGCGGGCCACCCGGGCCCGTGTCTACGTCACCGGCAACCACGAGTACTACAGCGAAGCCCAGGGCTGGGTCGATCTGATGGACGAGCTGGGCTGGGAGCCGCTGCGCAACCGCCATCTGCTGCTCGAACGCGGAGGCGACACCCTCGTGGTCGCCGGCGTTGATGACGTCACCGCCGAGTCCTCCGGCCTGGCAGGCCACCGCGCCCACCTCGCCGGAGCCCTGAACGGCGCCGACCCCGACCTACCCGTCCTGCTCCTGGCACACCAGCCCAAGTTCATCGACCGGACAGCAGCCGCCGGGATCGACCTCCAACTCTCCGGCCACACCCACGGCGGCCAGATCTGGCCCTTCCACCACCTCGTCCGCATCGACCAGCCCGCCCTCGCCGGCCTCAGCCACCACGGCCCCCGCACCCTCCTCTACACCAGCCGCGGCACCGGCTTCTGGGGCCCGCCGTTCCGCGTCTTCGCCCCCAGCGAGATCACCCTGCTCGTACTCCGCTCCCCGCACCCGCCCACCTCGACATAG
- a CDS encoding AbgT family transporter, whose amino-acid sequence MTEVTTKRRRSPTTVILRVLDFVDRAGNKLPHPFWLFVILSGLIVAVSWLLATLDVSVVSPADGKVIEVKSIVSDAGVQMVLGDLITNFVNFPPLGLIVVVMLGVAIADGTGLLPALMRAALTRVPAKMVTFAVALTSMFSHVAGDAAFVVMIPLGMIAFRAVGRSPIIGAVVSYVAVGGASSVSPVIEGSDAIFAGLTTSAAHTIDPSYSVTPVSNWYFSAASCLLLAVVITLVTEAVVARRVAAMNAVEPELTDVDELPDMSLSADERTGVRRAIAAGALYLAAVVLAMLPAGSPLRGDGGSIVASPLLDNVAVVLMVFFMVIGIVYGLTVRTITAAQDIPDLMARGLRELVPVLVLFFAVSQFLGYFKWTNLGQVIAISGARVLDSLGAQPVVIFVGAVLLVSLLNLFLTSGSAMWSLVAPVLVPMLMLLSIRPETTQALFRIADAPTNSLSPMSPYFVIALGFIRRYRPSAGIGTLMSLVLPLAVVNLVVWLAMFLAWYALGIPLGPGVPVR is encoded by the coding sequence ATGACCGAGGTGACGACGAAACGACGGCGTTCGCCGACGACGGTGATCCTGCGCGTGCTGGACTTCGTGGACCGGGCGGGGAACAAACTGCCGCACCCGTTCTGGCTGTTCGTGATCCTGAGCGGGCTGATCGTGGCGGTGAGCTGGCTGCTGGCCACGCTCGATGTCTCGGTGGTCTCACCTGCCGACGGCAAGGTCATCGAGGTCAAGAGCATCGTGTCCGACGCCGGTGTGCAGATGGTCCTCGGCGACCTGATCACGAACTTCGTGAACTTCCCGCCACTGGGGCTGATCGTCGTGGTCATGCTCGGCGTCGCGATCGCGGACGGCACGGGTCTGCTCCCCGCGCTGATGCGCGCCGCGCTCACCCGGGTCCCGGCCAAGATGGTGACCTTCGCCGTGGCGCTGACCAGCATGTTCTCCCATGTGGCCGGAGACGCCGCGTTCGTGGTGATGATCCCGCTCGGCATGATCGCGTTCCGTGCGGTGGGCCGCAGCCCGATCATCGGTGCGGTCGTGTCGTACGTGGCCGTGGGCGGCGCGAGCAGCGTCAGCCCGGTGATCGAAGGATCCGACGCGATCTTCGCCGGCCTGACCACCTCGGCGGCGCACACCATCGACCCGTCCTACTCGGTCACCCCGGTGTCCAACTGGTACTTCTCCGCGGCGTCCTGCCTGTTGCTGGCGGTCGTGATCACGCTCGTCACCGAAGCCGTCGTCGCGCGCCGGGTCGCCGCGATGAACGCCGTCGAGCCGGAGCTGACCGACGTCGACGAGCTGCCCGACATGTCCCTGTCCGCCGACGAGCGCACGGGGGTACGCCGGGCGATCGCCGCCGGGGCGCTCTACCTGGCCGCGGTCGTCCTCGCGATGCTGCCCGCCGGCTCGCCCCTGCGCGGCGACGGCGGTTCCATCGTGGCATCGCCGCTGCTCGACAATGTCGCCGTGGTGCTGATGGTGTTCTTCATGGTCATCGGCATCGTGTACGGACTGACCGTGCGCACCATCACCGCCGCGCAGGACATCCCGGACCTGATGGCACGGGGGCTGCGCGAACTGGTCCCGGTCCTGGTGCTGTTCTTCGCGGTCTCGCAGTTCCTCGGCTACTTCAAGTGGACCAACCTCGGACAGGTCATCGCGATCAGCGGCGCCCGGGTGCTCGATTCGCTCGGCGCGCAACCCGTGGTGATCTTCGTCGGCGCGGTGCTGCTGGTCAGTCTGCTCAACCTGTTCCTCACCAGCGGTTCGGCGATGTGGTCCCTGGTCGCACCGGTCCTGGTGCCGATGCTGATGCTGCTGAGCATCCGGCCGGAGACCACCCAGGCGCTGTTCCGCATCGCCGACGCGCCCACCAACAGTCTCAGCCCGATGAGCCCGTACTTCGTCATCGCGCTGGGGTTCATCCGCCGCTACCGGCCGTCCGCGGGGATCGGCACGTTGATGTCCCTGGTCCTGCCGCTGGCCGTGGTCAACCTCGTCGTATGGCTGGCGATGTTCCTCGCCTGGTACGCGCTGGGCATACCGCTCGGCCCCGGCGTCCCCGTCCGGTAA
- a CDS encoding M20 family metallopeptidase — MSAKPLSAWTRTHLDDLLADLSLLVGLESPSTDKALLDTTAASIRAWVEDRLGPPAEWIRHEQVEHGDVLTATYPGTPGKPVLLLCHYDTVWPAGTLAGWPFTVDDGTARGPGVYDMKAGLVTGVWALRALRALGLPHPTVTFVFTGDEELGSPMSRPLIEDAARDCAAALVLEPGVGWDVKTERKGVGTFTITTTGIESHAGNDPAAGASAVHALAELVTRLAAAADPDAGTTINIGTFDGGTARNVVAGRAHCLVDVRISRQDEADRVDEVLAALRPSDPRVDVHIGGEWNRPAMRLTPASEALFGLADEVATELRGPLEPISVGGGSDANFLAALGVPVLDGLGCSGAGPHARHEHVIVDDIPDRVALVAGLLHRMTS, encoded by the coding sequence TTGTCTGCGAAGCCGTTGTCCGCCTGGACCCGGACCCACCTCGACGACCTGCTCGCCGATCTGTCGTTGCTCGTCGGCCTCGAGTCGCCCAGCACCGACAAGGCGTTGCTGGACACCACCGCCGCCTCGATCAGGGCCTGGGTGGAGGACCGGCTCGGCCCGCCGGCCGAATGGATCCGCCACGAGCAGGTGGAGCACGGTGATGTGCTGACCGCGACCTATCCCGGCACCCCGGGCAAGCCGGTGCTGCTGCTCTGCCATTACGACACGGTGTGGCCGGCGGGCACGCTGGCCGGGTGGCCCTTCACCGTGGACGACGGGACGGCCAGGGGGCCGGGTGTCTACGACATGAAGGCCGGGCTCGTCACGGGCGTCTGGGCGCTGCGGGCCCTGCGCGCCCTGGGGCTGCCCCATCCGACGGTGACGTTCGTGTTCACCGGGGACGAGGAGCTCGGCAGCCCGATGTCACGGCCCCTCATCGAAGACGCGGCACGCGACTGCGCGGCGGCGCTGGTACTCGAACCCGGAGTCGGCTGGGACGTCAAGACCGAACGCAAGGGCGTCGGCACCTTCACCATCACCACGACCGGCATCGAGTCCCACGCCGGCAACGACCCCGCGGCCGGCGCCAGCGCCGTCCACGCGCTCGCCGAGCTGGTCACCCGGCTCGCCGCGGCGGCGGACCCCGACGCCGGGACCACGATCAACATCGGCACCTTCGACGGCGGCACCGCCCGTAACGTCGTCGCGGGCCGCGCGCACTGCCTCGTCGACGTCCGCATCAGCCGGCAGGACGAAGCCGACCGCGTCGACGAGGTCCTGGCCGCGCTCCGGCCCAGCGATCCGCGTGTCGATGTGCACATCGGCGGGGAGTGGAACCGCCCGGCGATGCGCCTGACCCCGGCGAGCGAGGCCCTGTTCGGCCTGGCCGACGAGGTCGCCACCGAGCTGCGCGGCCCCCTCGAGCCGATCAGCGTCGGCGGCGGCAGCGACGCGAACTTCCTCGCCGCGCTCGGCGTGCCGGTCCTCGACGGGCTCGGCTGCAGCGGCGCGGGCCCCCACGCCCGCCACGAGCACGTGATCGTCGACGACATCCCCGACCGGGTCGCGCTCGTGGCGGGACTCCTGCACCGGATGACCTCCTGA
- a CDS encoding endonuclease domain-containing protein, producing MSERVMPGRTGGLITLGAADALWVDVTADSAVPTASGAFTRSPAHARVGYVLLGGHVVATVRTSRGQWSVAEAEVRRAAAELNAVRMDRQDLVRIGPFRTAPRQGSDEETPLRWRRRIMEELRELGGPERAARGDVGRPYHLAGIDWRQLLVERTRGGTQRTWWLPRAVVRLLDAAEHAETQWVQAARARQAGTAATEPPSPSRQARDADGRQPTSPEGPTASPRPYNGELEGQLYSVLSRKPSTSRRVAGWACAVCRTTPATVLDHCHEHGYVRAPVCQSCNTQERPDHLYSNDIRVANRYTRLFDTGAGDWLRHWHRCTGCRARTTLPLPHLAAWTAHIACRSLRPTHHASGGRKPCGVLRVSWTGSQNAPRSCLLTVAVDFCPSGEHRVLARVPYREAVERFGVWLAEKAPAVAAAAGPDRLDGLPAQSRPVIADTSGEGLALF from the coding sequence ATGTCAGAGCGTGTCATGCCCGGTCGCACGGGCGGCCTCATCACCCTGGGTGCCGCGGACGCTCTGTGGGTCGATGTGACGGCCGACAGTGCTGTGCCGACGGCTTCTGGGGCATTCACCCGCTCTCCTGCCCATGCCCGGGTGGGGTACGTCCTGCTCGGCGGCCATGTGGTGGCGACGGTGAGGACGAGCCGCGGTCAGTGGAGCGTTGCGGAGGCTGAGGTGCGCCGGGCGGCCGCGGAACTGAACGCGGTGCGGATGGATCGGCAGGACCTGGTCCGCATCGGTCCGTTTCGTACGGCGCCCAGGCAGGGGTCCGACGAGGAGACGCCGCTGCGTTGGCGCCGGCGCATCATGGAGGAACTGCGGGAGTTGGGCGGCCCCGAGCGGGCAGCACGAGGCGACGTCGGCCGGCCGTACCATCTGGCGGGGATCGACTGGCGACAGCTGCTCGTGGAGCGGACCCGCGGCGGGACGCAGCGGACGTGGTGGCTGCCGCGCGCCGTGGTCAGGCTGCTCGACGCGGCCGAGCACGCCGAAACGCAGTGGGTACAAGCCGCGCGGGCCCGCCAGGCAGGCACAGCCGCCACCGAGCCGCCCTCCCCTTCCCGGCAGGCCCGAGACGCCGACGGTCGGCAGCCGACGAGCCCCGAGGGCCCCACCGCCTCACCGCGCCCGTACAACGGAGAGCTGGAAGGCCAGCTGTACTCGGTGCTCAGCAGGAAGCCCAGTACCTCCCGCAGAGTGGCCGGGTGGGCGTGCGCCGTCTGCCGCACCACGCCTGCCACCGTCCTCGACCACTGCCACGAACACGGCTACGTCCGCGCCCCCGTCTGCCAGTCCTGCAACACACAGGAACGCCCCGACCACCTGTACAGCAACGACATCCGCGTGGCCAACCGCTACACCCGCCTCTTCGACACCGGCGCCGGCGACTGGCTTCGCCACTGGCACCGCTGCACCGGCTGCCGCGCACGCACCACCCTGCCCCTGCCGCACCTCGCCGCATGGACCGCCCACATAGCCTGCCGATCGCTGCGCCCGACCCACCACGCCTCCGGCGGGCGCAAGCCCTGCGGTGTCCTGCGCGTGTCCTGGACGGGCAGTCAGAACGCGCCCCGTTCCTGCCTGCTCACTGTCGCCGTCGATTTCTGTCCCTCCGGCGAGCACCGTGTCCTGGCGCGAGTCCCCTACCGCGAAGCCGTCGAGCGGTTTGGTGTCTGGTTGGCCGAGAAGGCTCCGGCTGTGGCCGCCGCGGCCGGTCCTGACCGCTTGGACGGACTCCCTGCCCAGTCCCGGCCAGTCATCGCGGACACCAGCGGCGAGGGCCTGGCACTGTTCTGA
- a CDS encoding TetR/AcrR family transcriptional regulator, translating to MARPRAFDERQVLERAREQFWATGYAGTRMDDIAQATGLGKGSLYGAFGDKGKLFHRVFGDWCTAVVEVAEERLAGGPDAEALARLSAYVHLMAENTASDTERRGCLLAKGAAELAQHDPTVAGRSAETMTALLTLLRTEISAAQRHGDIDSAADPERLAALLLTVVRGIEAVGKAGLAPETLRNIADTALAVLPMPCRTGSTTTR from the coding sequence ATGGCCAGACCACGCGCATTCGACGAACGCCAAGTCCTGGAGCGGGCCCGGGAACAGTTCTGGGCGACCGGCTATGCGGGAACCCGGATGGACGACATCGCCCAGGCGACCGGCCTGGGCAAGGGCAGCCTGTACGGCGCATTCGGCGACAAGGGCAAGCTGTTCCATCGCGTGTTCGGCGACTGGTGCACCGCAGTCGTTGAGGTGGCCGAAGAGCGGCTGGCAGGCGGCCCGGACGCAGAGGCCCTGGCCCGGCTATCGGCATACGTGCACCTCATGGCGGAGAACACCGCCTCCGACACCGAGCGCCGCGGGTGCCTGTTGGCCAAGGGCGCGGCGGAACTGGCCCAGCATGATCCGACGGTCGCCGGACGGTCGGCCGAGACCATGACGGCACTGCTGACCCTGCTGCGGACGGAGATCAGCGCCGCCCAGCGCCACGGCGACATCGACAGCGCCGCGGATCCGGAGCGGTTGGCGGCCCTGCTGCTGACGGTGGTCCGCGGTATCGAGGCGGTAGGCAAGGCCGGCCTGGCCCCGGAGACGCTGCGGAACATCGCAGACACCGCACTGGCGGTCCTGCCCATGCCCTGTCGCACGGGGAGCACGACGACGCGCTGA
- a CDS encoding APC family permease, whose product MSSNLSTTGPRAFHPVADVLQRSLRRFDITAMAIAAVISFDTVGQIATGGGEAATWTAVIALFFLIPYALLFAETGAAFPQEGGPYVWVKLALGRPAAALTTLMYWVTNPIWLGGSLAFLAAETWDGFVFHLGSGTVADYTFKLLFVWIAIVTAVVSLRHGKWISTAGAAIKVLALAVFTLTAVFYGVRHGFHGLADTSFAPTTAGFLALVPILLFSFVGFEAPNAAGEEMHDPQRDVPTALGRSATVAACCYLLPVLALLAVVPAHQVTGIGGFMDGARLVFSVYGGAADPLLKITAVMFVLALLTQGSAWMIVSDRMQAMAAADGGFFTRALGTFHPRLGTPVRTNLLSGAVATVFMLAAMRLANGDAADVFAVVLTVAVTTLLLSYLAIIPALVLLRTHRPDVPRPYHVPFGTRGFLLCAGLVYAWILIGSWSALFPGVLEQLFGIDYAFHDVWGVSRASFEAFTLGTVAALLIVGVIGVAVARRRDAVRGAAGEGGFQGAE is encoded by the coding sequence GTGTCCTCCAACCTCTCGACGACCGGACCACGCGCCTTTCACCCCGTGGCCGACGTCCTGCAACGCAGCCTCAGGCGCTTCGACATCACGGCCATGGCCATCGCCGCGGTGATCTCCTTCGACACCGTCGGGCAGATCGCCACCGGCGGCGGTGAGGCCGCCACCTGGACGGCGGTCATCGCCCTCTTCTTCCTCATCCCCTACGCCCTGCTGTTCGCGGAGACCGGCGCCGCGTTCCCGCAGGAAGGCGGCCCCTACGTGTGGGTCAAACTCGCCCTCGGCCGTCCGGCGGCCGCCCTCACGACCCTCATGTACTGGGTCACCAACCCCATCTGGCTGGGCGGCTCACTGGCCTTCCTCGCCGCGGAGACCTGGGACGGATTCGTCTTCCACCTCGGCTCGGGCACGGTCGCCGACTACACCTTCAAGCTGCTGTTCGTCTGGATCGCCATCGTGACAGCCGTCGTCTCCCTGCGCCACGGCAAATGGATCAGCACTGCGGGCGCGGCGATAAAGGTCCTGGCGCTCGCGGTGTTCACCCTCACGGCTGTGTTCTACGGGGTGCGGCACGGCTTCCACGGTCTGGCCGACACCAGCTTCGCCCCCACGACCGCCGGCTTCCTCGCCCTCGTGCCGATCCTGCTGTTCTCCTTTGTCGGATTCGAGGCACCCAACGCCGCCGGTGAGGAGATGCACGACCCGCAGCGCGACGTGCCCACCGCACTCGGGCGCTCCGCGACCGTCGCGGCCTGCTGCTATCTGCTGCCGGTCCTCGCCCTCCTCGCCGTCGTACCCGCCCACCAGGTCACCGGTATCGGCGGCTTCATGGACGGCGCCCGTCTGGTCTTCAGCGTCTACGGCGGCGCGGCCGACCCGCTACTGAAGATCACCGCCGTCATGTTCGTCCTCGCTCTGCTCACCCAGGGCAGCGCCTGGATGATCGTCAGCGACCGCATGCAGGCCATGGCCGCGGCCGACGGGGGCTTCTTCACCCGCGCCCTTGGCACCTTCCACCCGCGGCTCGGCACACCGGTGCGCACCAATCTGCTCTCCGGAGCCGTGGCCACGGTGTTCATGCTCGCCGCCATGCGGCTCGCGAACGGCGACGCGGCCGACGTGTTCGCCGTGGTACTCACCGTCGCGGTCACCACCCTGCTGCTGTCCTACCTGGCCATCATCCCCGCGCTGGTACTGCTACGGACCCACCGGCCGGATGTCCCGCGCCCCTATCACGTCCCCTTCGGCACCCGCGGCTTCCTGCTCTGCGCGGGGCTCGTCTACGCGTGGATCCTGATCGGGTCGTGGTCGGCGCTCTTCCCCGGAGTCCTGGAACAGCTCTTCGGCATCGACTACGCCTTCCACGACGTCTGGGGCGTTTCCCGCGCCTCGTTCGAAGCCTTCACCCTCGGTACCGTCGCCGCACTGCTGATCGTCGGTGTCATCGGCGTAGCGGTGGCCCGCCGGAGGGACGCGGTACGGGGTGCGGCCGGCGAGGGCGGTTTTCAGGGCGCCGAATGA
- a CDS encoding SDR family NAD(P)-dependent oxidoreductase: MPGVLQEKVAVITGGTSGIGLAIAHRFVREGARVFVTGRDIDRLEAAVKEMGPAATGVRSDVSVLADLDALYARVREEAGRIDVLVANAGIVADAALGAHTEANVDLTLAVNVKGPLFTVQKALPLLAENASILVVGSSNSARPNEHLEVYSASKAAVSNLVHNWARQSRERRFRVNVLSPGPTRTPGLLGAAGPDVDQFAEAVVPLGRLADAEEIAEAALFLASDASSFITGAELFADGGYTRA, from the coding sequence ATGCCAGGCGTGCTGCAGGAGAAGGTGGCCGTGATCACCGGAGGGACCAGCGGGATCGGGCTGGCCATCGCCCACCGCTTCGTCCGGGAGGGCGCACGGGTCTTCGTGACCGGCCGGGACATCGACCGCCTCGAAGCGGCAGTCAAGGAGATGGGCCCTGCGGCCACCGGCGTACGATCCGACGTCTCGGTCCTGGCCGACCTGGACGCGCTCTACGCGCGAGTCCGCGAGGAGGCCGGACGCATCGACGTGCTGGTGGCCAACGCGGGAATCGTCGCGGACGCCGCGCTCGGCGCCCACACCGAGGCGAACGTCGACCTGACGCTCGCCGTCAACGTCAAGGGCCCGCTCTTCACCGTTCAGAAGGCGCTTCCGCTGCTGGCGGAGAACGCCTCCATCCTGGTCGTCGGCTCGAGCAACAGCGCGCGGCCCAATGAGCACCTCGAGGTCTACAGCGCCTCGAAGGCGGCGGTGAGCAACCTCGTGCACAACTGGGCCCGGCAGTCGCGGGAGCGCCGATTCCGGGTCAACGTGCTCAGCCCGGGACCCACGCGGACCCCTGGCCTGCTGGGCGCCGCGGGGCCGGACGTCGACCAGTTCGCCGAGGCCGTCGTGCCACTGGGGCGGCTGGCCGACGCCGAGGAAATCGCCGAGGCCGCCCTCTTCCTGGCTTCGGACGCCTCGTCGTTCATCACCGGTGCCGAACTCTTCGCCGACGGCGGCTACACCCGGGCCTGA
- a CDS encoding glycosyl hydrolase family 28-related protein, with amino-acid sequence MSRNKHRRHGRRVTAGLAGALTVVAGLTTWQQAHPAVADAATNAAPSGASLPYTTLEAESGDTNASLIGPDRTYLTPASEASGRKAVVLKETGDYVEFALTADTNAINLRYSIPDSSDGKGQDTTLSVYADGKELKNLDLTSRYSWIYGTYPYTNNPSDGSAHRFFDDSRTQLGQTLEAGTVLRLQKDADDQAASYTIDLLETEQAPAAASMPSGYVSAKDLGVTPDDDQDDTAALQSALTAAKEQGKGLFLPTGTYTISDHINLTGVKLRGAGVWHTVLRGTGLKGGLFGQGGTSSIEDLMIDGQNTVRDDAGGHAAIEGDFGTDSVIKNIWIQHTKVGLWISGPTTGLKAGNLRIRNTYADGVNLHGAVKDTVISDSSIRGTGDDALAMWSDGAAVTNSAFRNNTVQLPMLANGAAIYGGSGNSIENNDISDTVVAGSGIAVSTRFGEPFSGTTTVSGNLLRRTGSMEVNWNTKLGALWIYADRYDITQPVVLKNNTVEDSTYSGLLVSWQKSVSDLDVDGLTIDKTGDHGIEVNAGGKGTFSNTTVSGTASGALDVAGGFSIQRGSGNSGW; translated from the coding sequence ATGAGCCGCAACAAGCACCGCCGCCATGGCCGACGCGTGACGGCCGGTCTGGCCGGCGCGCTGACCGTCGTCGCCGGCCTCACCACCTGGCAGCAGGCACACCCGGCCGTAGCCGACGCCGCCACGAATGCCGCCCCGAGCGGAGCGAGCCTGCCCTACACCACCCTGGAAGCCGAGAGCGGCGACACCAACGCCTCCCTCATAGGCCCCGACCGCACCTACCTGACCCCGGCCTCGGAAGCGTCGGGCCGCAAGGCCGTCGTCCTGAAGGAGACCGGCGACTACGTCGAGTTCGCGCTCACCGCGGACACCAACGCCATCAACCTGCGCTACTCCATCCCCGACAGCAGCGACGGCAAGGGCCAGGACACGACCCTGAGCGTGTACGCCGACGGCAAGGAACTCAAGAACCTCGACCTGACCTCCAGGTACAGCTGGATCTACGGCACCTACCCCTACACCAACAACCCCTCCGACGGCTCCGCCCACCGCTTCTTCGACGACAGCCGCACGCAACTCGGCCAGACCCTCGAGGCCGGCACCGTGCTGCGCCTCCAGAAGGACGCCGACGACCAGGCTGCTTCCTACACCATCGACCTGCTGGAGACCGAACAGGCGCCTGCCGCCGCATCCATGCCCAGCGGATACGTCTCGGCCAAGGACCTCGGAGTCACCCCCGACGACGACCAGGACGACACCGCGGCACTGCAAAGTGCCCTCACCGCGGCCAAGGAGCAGGGCAAGGGGCTGTTCCTGCCGACCGGCACCTACACCATCTCCGACCACATCAACCTCACCGGCGTGAAGCTACGCGGCGCGGGCGTGTGGCACACCGTGCTGCGCGGCACCGGCCTCAAGGGCGGCCTGTTCGGCCAGGGCGGCACCAGCAGCATCGAAGACCTCATGATCGACGGCCAGAACACGGTCCGCGACGACGCCGGCGGGCACGCCGCCATCGAAGGCGACTTCGGCACCGACTCCGTCATCAAGAACATCTGGATCCAGCACACCAAGGTCGGCCTGTGGATCTCCGGCCCGACCACCGGCCTCAAAGCCGGCAACCTGCGCATCCGCAACACCTACGCCGACGGCGTCAACCTGCACGGCGCGGTGAAGGACACCGTCATCTCCGACAGCAGCATCCGCGGCACCGGCGACGACGCGCTGGCCATGTGGTCGGACGGAGCAGCCGTGACCAACAGCGCCTTCCGCAACAACACCGTACAACTGCCCATGCTCGCCAACGGCGCCGCGATCTACGGCGGCAGCGGCAACAGCATCGAGAACAACGACATCTCCGACACGGTCGTCGCCGGCTCGGGCATCGCCGTCTCCACCCGCTTCGGCGAGCCGTTCAGCGGCACCACCACCGTCTCGGGCAACCTGCTGCGCCGTACCGGCAGCATGGAAGTGAACTGGAATACCAAGCTCGGCGCCCTGTGGATCTACGCCGACCGGTATGACATCACCCAGCCCGTCGTCCTGAAGAACAACACCGTTGAGGACTCCACCTACAGCGGACTCCTCGTCTCCTGGCAGAAGTCGGTCTCCGACCTGGACGTGGACGGCCTGACCATCGACAAGACCGGCGACCACGGCATCGAGGTCAACGCCGGCGGCAAGGGGACCTTCTCCAACACCACGGTGTCCGGTACCGCGAGCGGCGCCCTGGACGTCGCCGGCGGGTTCAGCATCCAGCGCGGCAGCGGCAACTCCGGCTGGTGA